One segment of Methylocella silvestris BL2 DNA contains the following:
- a CDS encoding DoxX family protein has product MSNYRDYAAALGRLLLVALFLISGAGKAAAPAATKAYMASAGMPLIDLFYIGAIAMELGVGLLFLLGYQTRLAALALAFYSVLTAVIFHHDFADPAQWLSFLKDIAIVGGFLQVFAFGGGVYSLDSRLPMRAL; this is encoded by the coding sequence ATGAGCAATTATCGAGATTATGCGGCGGCGCTCGGGCGCCTGCTGCTGGTCGCCCTCTTCCTCATCAGCGGCGCCGGCAAGGCGGCGGCGCCGGCCGCGACCAAGGCCTATATGGCGTCCGCAGGCATGCCCCTTATCGATCTTTTCTATATTGGCGCGATCGCCATGGAGCTTGGCGTCGGCTTGTTGTTTCTACTCGGCTATCAGACGCGGCTTGCCGCCCTCGCGCTTGCTTTCTACTCAGTCCTGACGGCGGTGATCTTTCACCATGATTTTGCGGATCCGGCGCAATGGCTGTCCTTCCTCAAGGATATTGCGATCGTCGGCGGCTTTCTGCAGGTCTTCGCTTTCGGCGGCGGCGTTTATAGTCTCGATTCGCGGCTGCCTATGCGCGCGCTGTAG
- a CDS encoding alpha/beta fold hydrolase, translating into MSDLADLFPGFATHWIDIESGRFFVRAHGEGPPLLLLHGYPQTHVEWHKVAPALAERFTVVLMDMRGYGWSSAPASKKGALYTKRLMAQDAIAVMEQLGHIRFSLVGHDRGARVGYRLALDHPERLEKLALIDIIPTAARWASLNAEEAMKGYHWLFLAQPEPLPETLIGGAAIYFLDHTLASWTLAKNLSAFDPRALAHYRAALNEPSRIHATCEDYRAGATIDRADDEADQAAGKKITTPLCVLWGGRGLGGGDASTLDIWRQWGTNVTGQAIHGGHFLPEENPQTVLEALLAFL; encoded by the coding sequence ATGTCGGATCTTGCGGATCTTTTTCCTGGCTTCGCCACCCATTGGATCGATATTGAATCCGGTCGCTTTTTCGTGCGCGCACATGGGGAAGGGCCGCCGCTTCTGCTGCTGCACGGCTATCCGCAGACCCATGTCGAATGGCACAAGGTCGCGCCGGCGCTGGCGGAGCGCTTCACGGTCGTGCTGATGGACATGCGCGGCTATGGCTGGTCGAGCGCGCCGGCGAGCAAGAAGGGCGCGCTCTATACCAAGCGCCTCATGGCGCAGGACGCCATCGCGGTGATGGAGCAACTCGGTCATATCCGCTTCAGCCTTGTCGGCCATGACCGCGGCGCGCGGGTCGGCTACAGGCTCGCGCTCGATCATCCCGAACGTCTCGAAAAACTCGCTCTGATCGACATCATCCCGACCGCGGCGCGCTGGGCGAGCCTCAACGCCGAGGAGGCGATGAAGGGCTATCACTGGCTGTTTCTGGCGCAGCCGGAGCCTTTGCCTGAAACCTTGATCGGCGGCGCTGCGATCTATTTTCTCGATCACACGCTCGCCAGCTGGACCCTCGCTAAAAACCTGTCCGCCTTCGATCCGCGCGCGCTGGCGCATTACCGCGCCGCCCTCAACGAGCCCTCGCGTATTCACGCCACCTGCGAGGATTATCGCGCCGGCGCGACGATCGATCGCGCCGACGATGAGGCGGATCAAGCCGCCGGCAAGAAAATTACGACGCCGCTCTGCGTGCTGTGGGGCGGGCGCGGCTTGGGCGGCGGCGACGCCTCGACCCTCGACATCTGGCGGCAATGGGGGACAAATGTCACGGGTCAGGCGATTCACGGCGGCCACTTCCTGCCGGAGGAGAATCCCCAGACGGTGCTGGAGGCGCTGCTGGCGTTTCTGTAA
- the recF gene encoding DNA replication/repair protein RecF (All proteins in this family for which functions are known are DNA-binding proteins that assist the filamentation of RecA onto DNA for the initiation of recombination or recombinational repair.) translates to MQTEALATESSPAPPAKQARRGVRRLTLADFRSYASLDMEILAQTVVLTGDNGAGKTNVLEALSLLTPGRGLRRAELSDCARNFGGGGFAVSIEIDAEGGRLQLGTGVEPNGGAALARKFRIDREPAPSIRAFCDHIRVVWLTPAMDGLFVGSPGDRRRFLDRLVLSLDADHGARVNALERALRSRNRLLEERGAGNERLWLDAVEREVAELAIAVAAARFETVSKLAALIAQAGPETEGGFPLAELSLDGDIDRLIETRPALEAEDEYRKILRDNRGRDAAAGRTLIGPQSSDLAVRHARKQAAASHSSTGEQKALLVGLILAQARLIKAMSGLAPLVLLDEIAAHFDPKRRAALYELLGALGAQVWLTGADPSAFAELEGKAQMLQVTPGAIRELH, encoded by the coding sequence ATGCAGACTGAAGCCCTCGCAACCGAATCGTCGCCCGCGCCGCCGGCCAAACAGGCGCGGCGGGGCGTCCGGCGTCTGACGCTGGCCGATTTCCGCTCCTATGCCTCGCTCGACATGGAAATCCTGGCGCAGACGGTCGTGCTCACCGGCGACAATGGCGCCGGCAAGACGAATGTGCTCGAGGCCCTGTCGCTGCTGACCCCCGGCCGGGGTCTGCGGCGCGCCGAGCTTTCCGATTGCGCGCGGAATTTTGGCGGCGGAGGCTTCGCCGTCTCGATCGAAATCGACGCCGAGGGCGGACGGCTGCAGCTTGGGACCGGCGTCGAGCCGAACGGCGGAGCGGCGCTGGCGCGCAAATTTCGCATCGATCGCGAGCCGGCTCCTTCGATCCGGGCCTTTTGCGACCATATTCGCGTCGTCTGGCTGACGCCCGCCATGGATGGGCTTTTTGTCGGCTCTCCCGGCGACCGCCGGCGCTTCCTCGACAGGCTGGTGCTGTCGCTCGACGCGGATCATGGCGCGCGGGTCAATGCGCTGGAGCGCGCGCTGCGCAGCCGCAACCGGCTGCTTGAAGAGCGCGGCGCCGGCAATGAGCGGCTCTGGCTCGACGCGGTGGAGCGCGAGGTCGCCGAGCTTGCGATCGCCGTGGCTGCCGCGCGCTTCGAGACGGTCAGCAAGCTCGCAGCCCTGATCGCCCAGGCCGGCCCGGAGACGGAGGGCGGCTTTCCGCTCGCGGAGCTGAGCCTCGATGGCGATATCGATCGTCTGATCGAGACGCGGCCGGCGCTTGAGGCCGAGGACGAATATCGCAAAATCCTGCGCGACAACCGCGGCCGCGACGCCGCCGCGGGCCGCACGCTGATCGGCCCGCAATCGAGCGATCTTGCCGTTCGGCACGCGCGCAAACAGGCTGCGGCGTCGCACAGTTCGACCGGCGAGCAGAAAGCTCTGCTGGTCGGGCTGATTCTGGCGCAGGCGCGCCTCATCAAGGCGATGAGCGGGCTGGCGCCGCTGGTGCTCCTCGACGAGATCGCCGCCCATTTCGATCCGAAGCGCCGCGCGGCGCTCTATGAGCTGCTCGGCGCGCTTGGCGCTCAGGTCTGGCTGACCGGGGCGGACCCCAGCGCTTTCGCCGAGCTCGAAGGCAAGGCGCAAATGCTGCAGGTCACGCCCGGCGCGATCCGTGAGCTGCATTGA
- the wrbA gene encoding NAD(P)H:quinone oxidoreductase, whose product MAKVLVLYYSAYGHIEKMAEAVAEGAREAGAEVDIKRVPELVPLEIAQKSHFKLDQAAPVATIADLEHYDAIIVGTGTRFGRMSSQMANFLDQAGGLWMRGALNGKVGAAFTSTATQHGGQEVTLFSIITNLLHFGLVIVGLDYGFAGQGRLDEITGGSPYGATTIAASDGSRQPSETELAGARYQGRRVAEVAGKLKG is encoded by the coding sequence ATGGCCAAAGTTCTTGTGCTTTACTATTCCGCCTACGGGCATATCGAAAAAATGGCGGAGGCGGTCGCGGAAGGCGCGCGCGAAGCCGGCGCCGAGGTCGACATCAAGCGCGTGCCGGAACTCGTGCCGCTCGAGATCGCGCAGAAATCGCATTTCAAGCTCGATCAGGCGGCTCCGGTCGCGACCATCGCCGATCTTGAGCATTATGATGCGATCATCGTCGGCACGGGGACGCGCTTTGGCCGGATGAGTTCGCAGATGGCGAATTTTCTTGATCAGGCCGGCGGTCTTTGGATGCGCGGCGCCCTCAACGGCAAGGTCGGCGCGGCCTTCACCTCGACGGCGACGCAGCATGGCGGCCAGGAAGTTACGCTGTTTTCAATCATCACCAATCTGCTGCATTTCGGACTTGTGATCGTTGGCCTCGACTACGGGTTTGCCGGGCAAGGGAGGCTCGACGAGATAACCGGCGGCTCGCCCTATGGCGCGACCACCATCGCGGCCAGCGACGGATCGCGCCAGCCGAGCGAGACCGAACTTGCCGGCGCGCGCTATCAGGGCCGCAGGGTCGCCGAGGTCGCTGGCAAACTCAAAGGCTGA
- the miaA gene encoding tRNA (adenosine(37)-N6)-dimethylallyltransferase MiaA — MAAAKFTALLIAGPTASGKSALALRLAEKLGGILINADSMQVYRDLRILSARPSAEEELRAPHRLFGAIDGAVNFSVGLWLEAARNILEEARQAGALPIFVGGTGLYFKALTQGLSDIPAVPDDIRAKLRARTEGVAATELHAELSARDPLMAARLRPSDPQRLLRALEVLEATGRSLASFQSRRGPPVLDPAATRAIFLSPERAALNLRIDERFEAMLASGAWAEVEALRRRGLDPALPLMRAHGVPHLIAHLEGKIPQDEAIRLGKRDTRAYARRQFTFARHQLPGFVWAEPREAEALALA, encoded by the coding sequence ATGGCCGCTGCAAAATTCACGGCCCTTCTCATCGCCGGCCCGACGGCGAGCGGCAAATCCGCGCTGGCGCTGCGCCTCGCCGAAAAACTTGGCGGCATTCTCATTAATGCGGATTCCATGCAGGTCTACCGCGACCTGCGCATCCTCAGCGCCCGCCCGAGCGCAGAGGAAGAGCTGCGCGCGCCTCATCGCCTGTTCGGCGCGATCGACGGCGCCGTCAACTTCTCGGTCGGCCTGTGGCTGGAGGCGGCGCGAAATATCCTCGAAGAGGCGCGCCAGGCGGGCGCCCTGCCGATTTTCGTCGGCGGCACCGGACTTTATTTCAAGGCGCTGACGCAAGGCCTGTCCGACATTCCGGCCGTGCCGGACGACATCCGCGCGAAGCTGCGGGCGCGGACCGAGGGCGTCGCCGCCACGGAGCTTCATGCCGAACTTTCCGCGCGCGATCCGTTGATGGCGGCGCGGCTGCGGCCAAGCGATCCGCAGCGGCTTTTGCGCGCGCTCGAAGTGCTGGAAGCCACAGGACGCAGCCTTGCTTCATTTCAGAGCCGGCGCGGGCCGCCCGTGCTCGATCCCGCCGCGACGCGAGCGATCTTCCTCAGTCCGGAGCGCGCCGCGCTGAATCTCCGCATCGACGAACGCTTTGAGGCGATGCTCGCCTCCGGCGCGTGGGCGGAAGTCGAGGCGCTGCGCCGCCGCGGCCTCGATCCGGCGCTGCCGCTGATGCGCGCGCATGGCGTTCCGCATCTCATCGCCCATCTTGAGGGAAAGATCCCGCAAGATGAGGCGATCCGCCTCGGCAAGCGCGACACGCGGGCCTATGCGCGCCGCCAATTCACCTTCGCCCGGCATCAGCTGCCGGGTTTTGTCTGGGCCGAACCGCGCGAGGCCGAGGCGCTGGCGCTCGCCTGA
- a CDS encoding CDP-diacylglycerol diphosphatase → MLSEPPKAFVAVASKTTRSDALRGRIRLLAFGVCALWVLAVGAVAAVDSNALWTIVHGPCTFNETHFNSPAPCARINLKNGEADGWAVLKDIVGRTQFLLIPTRRLSGMEDPLLGGGELPNYWIPAWATRKLVADNAKKELARDDIAMAINGAGARSQDQLHIHVDCVRSDVRDELRKRAPEIGSDWADFRMFGQNYRARRMKGEEPQPDPFRLLAEDPRSLPLRDNSLAVIGASFADGAPGFIAIAQQAPGGATHLEDLQDHFCKVAAQ, encoded by the coding sequence GTGCTCTCCGAACCGCCCAAAGCTTTCGTGGCCGTCGCCTCGAAGACGACCCGTTCTGACGCCCTTCGCGGGCGCATCAGGCTGCTCGCCTTTGGCGTTTGCGCGCTTTGGGTGCTGGCCGTCGGCGCCGTCGCCGCCGTCGACAGCAATGCGCTTTGGACCATCGTGCATGGCCCCTGCACCTTCAATGAGACGCATTTCAACAGCCCTGCGCCTTGCGCCAGGATCAATCTCAAGAACGGCGAGGCCGACGGCTGGGCGGTGCTGAAGGATATCGTCGGCCGCACGCAATTCCTGCTCATCCCGACGCGGCGCCTCTCGGGGATGGAGGATCCGCTGCTCGGCGGCGGCGAATTGCCGAATTACTGGATTCCAGCCTGGGCGACGCGCAAACTGGTCGCCGACAACGCCAAAAAAGAGCTGGCGCGCGACGATATCGCCATGGCGATCAACGGCGCCGGCGCGCGCAGTCAGGACCAGTTGCACATTCATGTCGATTGCGTCCGGTCCGACGTCCGCGACGAGCTTCGCAAACGCGCGCCGGAGATCGGGTCGGATTGGGCCGATTTCCGCATGTTCGGCCAGAACTACCGCGCGCGGCGAATGAAGGGGGAGGAGCCGCAGCCGGACCCGTTCCGCCTGCTCGCGGAGGACCCGCGCTCGCTGCCGCTGCGCGATAATTCGCTGGCCGTGATCGGCGCAAGCTTCGCCGACGGAGCCCCCGGCTTTATCGCGATCGCGCAACAGGCGCCGGGCGGCGCGACGCATCTTGAAGATCTGCAGGACCATTTCTGCAAGGTTGCGGCGCAATAG
- the ftsY gene encoding signal recognition particle-docking protein FtsY gives MEHEDKREGASGAKISNLFSRVFGGRKDESIVEPEPAAPPQPPSGPEAPASPPGVEAAAEDLASIGPGGGEPKPSLSAAASSADLWARLSAPTPPPRQSLALEPAPSAAVDEPQAGLAVDAPEPAAPKWWERLLPPLGAEGAAPPVVETAPAPQQPAIAEPPADLAAPESAPKGWWTRLRQGLARSSDSIGSGLKAIFTKRKLDAAMLDELEEVLIRADLGVATATHIAGLVGKGRYDKSIEVDEVKTILAEEVERVLAPYARPLEIDPAIKPFVILVVGVNGSGKTTTIGKLAAQFSQEGRKVLLAAGDTFRAAAIEQLRLWGDRLNCAVIAGNQGSDASALAFDAIRAARESGADILIMDTAGRLQNRAELMAELEKIVRVMKKVEPAAPHAVLLVLDATVGQNAVSQTEIFSKVAGVTGLVMTKLDGTARGGILVALAEKFQLPIHYVGVGETAADLAPFAARDFARAIAGLDETDAPRH, from the coding sequence ATGGAACACGAGGACAAACGCGAGGGCGCGAGCGGCGCGAAGATCTCCAATCTTTTCAGCCGGGTTTTCGGCGGCCGGAAAGATGAATCGATCGTGGAGCCGGAGCCGGCCGCACCGCCGCAGCCGCCTTCCGGGCCGGAGGCGCCGGCGTCTCCGCCGGGCGTCGAGGCGGCGGCGGAAGATTTGGCGTCCATCGGGCCTGGCGGCGGCGAGCCTAAGCCGTCCCTCTCCGCCGCCGCGTCAAGCGCAGATTTATGGGCGCGGCTATCGGCCCCGACGCCGCCGCCTCGGCAAAGCCTAGCCCTCGAGCCGGCTCCCTCGGCGGCTGTGGACGAGCCGCAAGCGGGGCTCGCGGTCGACGCCCCGGAGCCCGCGGCGCCAAAATGGTGGGAGCGGCTGCTGCCTCCGCTTGGCGCCGAGGGCGCGGCCCCGCCTGTTGTCGAAACCGCGCCCGCGCCGCAGCAACCGGCCATTGCCGAACCGCCGGCCGATCTCGCGGCGCCGGAGTCCGCGCCGAAGGGCTGGTGGACGCGGCTGCGCCAGGGGCTTGCGCGCTCGTCCGATTCGATCGGCTCCGGGCTCAAGGCGATCTTCACCAAGCGCAAGCTTGATGCGGCGATGCTCGACGAACTCGAAGAGGTGCTGATCCGCGCCGATCTCGGCGTGGCGACCGCAACTCACATCGCCGGACTTGTCGGCAAGGGCCGCTATGACAAATCGATCGAGGTCGACGAGGTGAAGACGATCCTTGCCGAGGAGGTGGAGCGCGTTCTTGCGCCCTACGCCCGCCCGCTCGAAATCGATCCGGCGATAAAACCCTTTGTCATCCTCGTCGTCGGCGTCAACGGGTCGGGCAAGACGACGACCATCGGCAAGCTCGCCGCGCAATTCTCCCAGGAGGGGCGGAAAGTTCTGCTCGCGGCCGGAGACACGTTCCGCGCCGCGGCGATCGAGCAGCTGCGTCTCTGGGGGGATCGGCTGAATTGCGCGGTGATCGCCGGCAATCAGGGGTCGGACGCCTCGGCGCTCGCCTTCGACGCCATCCGCGCCGCGCGCGAGAGCGGCGCCGACATTCTCATCATGGACACCGCCGGACGCTTGCAAAATCGCGCCGAACTCATGGCCGAGCTTGAGAAAATCGTGCGGGTCATGAAAAAGGTCGAGCCGGCCGCCCCGCACGCTGTTCTTCTCGTGCTCGACGCGACGGTCGGGCAGAACGCCGTGAGCCAGACCGAAATTTTCAGCAAGGTGGCGGGGGTGACCGGCCTGGTGATGACCAAGCTCGACGGGACCGCTCGTGGCGGCATCCTTGTGGCGCTGGCCGAGAAATTCCAACTGCCGATCCATTATGTCGGCGTCGGCGAGACGGCGGCCGACCTCGCGCCCTTCGCCGCCAGGGATTTCGCCAGGGCCATCGCCGGTCTCGACGAAACGGACGCGCCAAGACATTGA
- a CDS encoding DUF2853 family protein, with product MTDHLADVKKYAAKPVDEAAVAGLEKNYRLVLSNADSRYVACSDPAEVERVRENFLKKKLGLTEGDLDGAIKSVCAAMKDDRTKSRLTFYYLLAEHFGKLETFKG from the coding sequence ATGACGGATCATCTCGCAGACGTCAAGAAATATGCCGCCAAGCCGGTGGATGAGGCCGCTGTGGCTGGCCTCGAGAAAAACTACAGGCTCGTGTTGAGCAATGCCGACTCCCGCTATGTCGCTTGTTCCGATCCAGCCGAAGTCGAGCGGGTGCGGGAAAACTTCCTAAAGAAGAAGCTGGGGCTCACCGAGGGAGATCTCGACGGCGCGATCAAATCCGTCTGCGCCGCGATGAAAGACGACCGCACCAAGTCGCGGCTGACCTTCTATTATCTGCTGGCCGAGCATTTCGGTAAGCTCGAGACGTTCAAGGGCTAG
- the ispH gene encoding 4-hydroxy-3-methylbut-2-enyl diphosphate reductase codes for MTVKPKLNVLLCAPRGFCAGVVRAIDAVEEALRIYGAPVYVRHEIVHNKYVVETLKSKGAVFVEELDEVPDTSQPVIFSAHGVPKSIPVEAATRNIFAIDATCPLVTKVHREAELHHKRGRQVLLVGHAGHPEVVGTIGQLPAGSILLVQTIEDIASLQVEDEHNLSYVTQTTLSVDDTRSMVEALTRRFPDIVGPHREDICYATTNRQEAVKQVAPIVDALIVVGSSNSSNSQRLKEVAERSGCKLARLVLRAEDVEWELFANISSLAITAGASAPEILVEEIMDAFAERFDLHVEEVSTANEGVFFPLPRELRRATV; via the coding sequence ATGACAGTCAAGCCGAAGCTGAACGTCCTCCTCTGCGCGCCGCGCGGTTTTTGCGCCGGCGTGGTCCGCGCCATCGACGCCGTCGAGGAGGCGCTGCGCATCTATGGCGCCCCCGTTTATGTGCGCCATGAGATCGTGCACAATAAATATGTGGTCGAGACGCTCAAGTCCAAAGGCGCCGTCTTCGTCGAAGAGCTCGACGAAGTGCCAGACACCTCTCAGCCCGTTATCTTCTCGGCCCATGGCGTGCCGAAATCGATTCCGGTCGAAGCGGCGACGCGCAATATTTTTGCAATCGACGCCACCTGCCCGCTGGTGACCAAAGTGCATCGCGAGGCCGAACTGCACCACAAGAGGGGCCGGCAGGTTCTTCTCGTCGGCCACGCCGGCCACCCGGAAGTCGTCGGCACAATCGGCCAATTGCCGGCGGGATCGATCCTTCTGGTCCAGACGATCGAGGACATCGCCTCGCTGCAGGTCGAGGACGAGCATAATCTTTCCTATGTGACGCAGACGACGCTTTCGGTCGACGACACCCGCAGCATGGTCGAGGCGCTGACCCGGCGTTTCCCCGACATCGTCGGGCCGCATCGCGAGGATATTTGCTACGCCACCACCAACCGTCAGGAAGCGGTGAAGCAGGTCGCCCCGATCGTCGACGCGCTGATCGTCGTCGGCTCGTCCAATTCCTCGAATTCGCAGCGGCTGAAGGAAGTCGCCGAACGCTCGGGCTGCAAGCTCGCCCGCCTCGTGCTGCGCGCCGAAGACGTCGAGTGGGAGTTGTTCGCGAACATCTCCTCTCTGGCGATCACGGCGGGCGCCTCGGCGCCGGAAATCCTGGTCGAGGAGATCATGGACGCTTTCGCCGAGCGCTTCGATCTGCATGTCGAGGAGGTTTCGACCGCCAATGAGGGCGTCTTCTTCCCGCTGCCGCGCGAATTACGCCGGGCGACCGTATAG
- a CDS encoding DUF58 domain-containing protein, producing MMAVSYAAIGRSSGPRRVRETSSSSRFGRYISVADLVALHAAARDIGFLSRQRTQSVLSSRRHRGSNLPPTSGVFGPLMSGDLSGADHRRRFGRSAADVTAYDETPPRPIFIVVDQRQCMFYGSRRSLKSVAAAEAAALCIWRALDDGAPIGGVVFNDAIIEAVEPSTGSSAAMAIIKAIAGQNAELRARPAQPRAPSQLEKALRSERLEQASGSLIVVISDFQGHGAHTRAALQKLAEANEVVAVCAYDPYLLDLPKTGEIIVTGGEVQIDLEFGQGRIRRRLFDYADAQAQGLLTIEREIGVPVLSLSAAEDTSLQMRRLLDENVWRVRQ from the coding sequence ATGATGGCAGTTTCCTACGCCGCTATAGGCCGCTCGTCTGGGCCGCGCCGCGTTCGTGAAACCTCTTCCTCTTCAAGGTTTGGTCGTTACATTTCCGTCGCCGATCTCGTTGCGTTGCACGCGGCGGCGCGGGACATTGGCTTCTTGTCGCGCCAGCGCACGCAGAGCGTGCTGTCGAGCCGGCGCCATCGCGGCTCCAATCTGCCGCCGACGTCCGGCGTTTTCGGCCCGCTGATGTCCGGCGATTTGTCGGGGGCCGACCACCGGCGGCGCTTTGGGCGCTCGGCCGCGGACGTCACCGCGTACGACGAGACGCCGCCGAGGCCGATTTTTATCGTCGTCGACCAACGCCAATGCATGTTTTACGGATCGCGCCGTTCGCTGAAATCCGTCGCAGCGGCGGAAGCCGCCGCACTTTGCATCTGGCGCGCCCTCGACGACGGCGCGCCGATTGGAGGCGTGGTTTTCAACGACGCCATTATTGAAGCCGTCGAGCCGTCGACCGGCAGTTCCGCGGCGATGGCCATCATCAAGGCCATAGCGGGGCAAAACGCCGAGCTTCGCGCCAGGCCGGCGCAGCCGCGCGCGCCTTCGCAGCTCGAAAAAGCGCTTCGATCCGAACGGCTGGAGCAGGCGAGCGGCAGCCTCATCGTCGTCATCAGCGATTTTCAGGGCCATGGCGCACACACGCGCGCCGCGCTGCAAAAGCTTGCCGAGGCCAATGAGGTCGTCGCCGTCTGCGCCTATGATCCTTATCTGTTGGACCTGCCGAAAACGGGCGAGATCATCGTCACCGGCGGCGAGGTGCAGATCGACCTCGAATTCGGCCAAGGCCGCATCCGCAGGCGGCTGTTCGACTATGCCGACGCGCAGGCGCAGGGGCTGTTGACGATCGAAAGGGAGATTGGCGTGCCGGTGCTGTCCTTATCGGCGGCCGAGGACACCTCGCTGCAAATGCGCCGCCTGCTGGACGAGAACGTCTGGCGCGTGCGCCAATAG
- a CDS encoding FAD-dependent oxidoreductase, whose translation MATNETTKGDGGRLDFNHGVDIEALRDGQLIEGEYSGKTILVLRRGEDIRVFRGTCTHLGAPLSEGLLSGDRLRCPWHQACFDIKTGEATAAPAFAALKRFDVRREGEMIHLEAPQPAAPVQENASGVFVIIGGGAAGFAAADMLCRHSAGRGVTLVSEDQSPPYERTLLTKDFLDGSWDDPRINLGAEPLDRRGVTLQLGAKVARVDRDRHVVRLDDGRELSYQKLLLAPGAAPRWPDFPGARLPQTHVLRTLADCQAIVAAAKEARRVVILGSSFIGLEAAASLRARGLEVDVVSQDTAPMQRVFGPEISTAMVATHRKNGVRLHLGRQIKNFDGAAATLDDGANLPADFLLIGIGVTPRLDLAEEAGLTVEKGVVVDQFLTTSDPDIFAAGDVAAWPDPHSGQRLRVEHWNVAVRQGQVAAQNMLGGEIPYRDVPFFWTRQFDFSPLYLGHATEWDEIKIDGDIERRDCAVRYIRAGRVMASVMIGRERECLEERERMERALAGS comes from the coding sequence ATGGCGACGAACGAAACCACAAAAGGCGACGGCGGACGGCTTGATTTCAACCATGGGGTGGACATAGAGGCCCTGCGGGACGGCCAATTGATAGAGGGCGAATATAGCGGAAAGACAATCCTCGTGCTGCGCCGCGGCGAAGATATCCGGGTCTTTCGTGGAACATGCACCCATCTTGGCGCGCCGCTCAGCGAAGGCTTGCTCTCCGGCGATCGCCTGCGTTGCCCCTGGCACCAAGCCTGTTTCGACATAAAAACCGGCGAGGCGACCGCCGCGCCCGCCTTTGCGGCCCTGAAGCGCTTTGACGTGCGCCGCGAGGGAGAAATGATCCATCTTGAAGCTCCGCAACCCGCCGCGCCTGTCCAAGAGAATGCTTCCGGGGTCTTCGTCATTATCGGCGGCGGCGCGGCCGGATTCGCAGCGGCTGATATGCTGTGCCGCCACAGCGCCGGGAGGGGCGTCACTCTGGTCTCCGAAGATCAGTCGCCGCCCTATGAACGCACTTTGCTCACCAAGGATTTTCTCGACGGCTCATGGGACGATCCGCGCATCAATCTTGGCGCGGAGCCGCTCGACCGGCGCGGCGTTACGCTGCAACTCGGCGCGAAGGTCGCGCGCGTCGACAGGGACCGCCATGTCGTCCGGCTCGACGATGGACGCGAGCTTTCCTACCAGAAGCTGCTGCTCGCGCCGGGGGCGGCGCCGCGCTGGCCGGATTTTCCCGGCGCGCGCCTGCCGCAGACGCATGTGCTGCGCACCCTCGCCGATTGCCAGGCGATCGTCGCCGCCGCCAAAGAGGCGCGCCGCGTCGTCATTCTCGGATCGAGCTTTATCGGCCTTGAGGCGGCGGCGAGCCTGCGCGCGCGCGGCCTTGAGGTCGATGTCGTCAGTCAGGATACGGCGCCGATGCAGCGCGTATTCGGACCCGAAATCTCGACGGCCATGGTCGCGACGCATCGAAAGAACGGCGTGCGCCTGCATCTTGGACGTCAAATCAAGAATTTCGACGGCGCGGCGGCGACGCTCGATGACGGCGCCAACCTTCCCGCCGATTTTCTTCTCATCGGCATCGGCGTCACGCCGCGGCTCGATCTCGCCGAAGAGGCAGGGCTTACCGTCGAAAAGGGCGTCGTCGTCGACCAGTTCCTGACGACGAGCGACCCCGACATCTTCGCCGCCGGCGATGTCGCGGCATGGCCCGATCCGCACAGCGGTCAGCGGCTGCGCGTCGAACATTGGAACGTTGCAGTGCGGCAGGGCCAAGTGGCGGCGCAAAACATGCTCGGCGGCGAAATCCCCTATCGCGACGTCCCGTTCTTCTGGACGCGGCAGTTCGATTTTTCGCCGCTCTATCTCGGCCATGCGACGGAATGGGACGAGATCAAAATCGACGGCGACATCGAGCGCCGCGACTGCGCCGTTCGCTATATTCGCGCCGGCCGCGTGATGGCCAGCGTGATGATCGGACGCGAGCGCGAATGCCTCGAAGAGCGGGAGCGGATGGAGCGCGCGCTTGCAGGAAGCTGA